In the Leguminivora glycinivorella isolate SPB_JAAS2020 chromosome 14, LegGlyc_1.1, whole genome shotgun sequence genome, one interval contains:
- the LOC125233196 gene encoding uncharacterized protein LOC125233196, whose amino-acid sequence METKNVFENRVKSIFENRGFSEVSIQHEIGPEKGLGVVGNISHAKICAVKDGVPQEIDVVIKSAPNDLTYRKTMPVRNWFLREVYYYDKIAPVYAKLQDELSVTNKIRCFFPKYYGSCNKSQEEFIILEDLTKRGFCVSPLHILDYDHAAIMVRNIAKLHALSFINEERNPKVFREMADDCIYILLVLKREYDEKYILEHAEKTMDQFTRAITDASLRQRFQVAAGTNAIEKCKQLSKLGKIKAILHGDNWLCNHMFKYEDGKPTEGMPMDFQWSMYSSIGYDFIYLYTFAVSEELRNSKFYHLVDEYYAELKSFLAVCGYDVKKFCSYEQLKDEIKGQALISCLVSMIATPFFKNPGVTLPDMLVSPSAYAVTEEYKSFVNDMITAWANLGFI is encoded by the exons atggaaACTAAAAACGTTTTTGAAAATCGAGTGAAAAGTATTTTCGAGAATAGAGGGTTTTCTGAAGTTTCTATACAACATGAAATAGGTCCTGAAAAAGGATTGGGCGTTGTTGGCAACATATCTCATGCGAAAATTTGCGCGGTTAAAGACGGAGTTCCACAGGAGATCGACGTAGTAATAAAAAGTGCCCCCAATGACTTAACATACAGAAAGACCATGCCAGTAAGGAATTGGTTCCTTAGAGAAGTATATTATTACGACAAAATCGCTCCCGTGTACGCGAAACTTCAGGATGAGTTGAGTGTGACGAACAAAATCAGGTGCTTTTTCCCAAAATACTATGGATCCTGTAATAAATCCCAAGAGGAATTCATCATACTAGAAGACCTCACTAAAAGAGGGTTTTGTGTCTCGCCGCTCCACATTTTAGATTATGATCACGCTGCTATCATGGTCAGAAACATCGCAAAACTTCACGCTTTATCTTTCATTAACGAAGAACGCAACCCGAAAGTATTTAGAGAAATGGCGGACGAttgcatttatattttattggtaCTCAAAAGAGAATATgatgaaaaatatatacttgaACATGCAGAAAAGACTATGGATCAATTCACAAGAGCAATAACGGATGCATCACTAAGACAGCGCTTTCAGGTAGCAGCAGGGACCAATGCGATAGAAAAATGTAAACAACTATCGAAACTTGGAAAAATTAAGGCTATACTACATGGTGACAACTGGCTATgcaaccatatgtttaaatatGAG GACGGCAAACCAACTGAAGGGATGCCCATGGATTTCCAGTGGTCAATGTACTCTTCAATCGGCTACGATTTCATTTACTTGTATACCTTCGCAGTTTCCGAAGAACTCAGAAATAGTAAATTTTATCATCTGGTCGACGAATATTACGCAGAGCTCAAAAGTTTTCTTGCCGTTTGTGGGTATGACGTTAAGAAATTCTGTTCTTATGAACAGCTCAAAGATGAGATCAAGGGACAGGCCTTGATAAGTTGCCTGGTTTCGATGATCGCTACCCCTTTTTTCAAAAATCCTGGTGTTACTCTTCCAGATATGCTCGTTTCCCCTTCAGCATACGCGGTGACTGAAGAGTATAAAAGTTTTGTGAACGACATGATCACTGCTTGGGCCAATTTAGGTTTCATTTAG